The bacterium genome segment TTCCAGAAGGTGCAATAATCAGTGGTTTTTCAATGGATATTAATGGACAGTAAGTCCCTGCCGAACTTCTACCTGCTGAAAAAGCGAGAGGAATTTATGAAGATATTGTCAGAAAGATGAAAGACCCTGCACTTCTTGAATATGTTAACAGAGATGCTTTTAAGGTAAGGATATTTCCTATAGAACCTTATTCTACCAAGAGAATAAAAATACAGTATGGATAGATGTTAAAAGCAGATGCCAATGTTTTAAGGTATATATATCCACTAAATACAGAAAAATTTTCATCAAAGCCCATAAAGGATGTAAGTATAGAGGTTAATATAGAAACAGAGGAACCAATAAAGATGTTATTCTGTTCTACACATAATGTTGAAATAAAAAGGAAGAGTGATACAAAGGCAGTAGTGCGATTTGAGGACAAGGATGTAATTCCTGATATTGACTTTGTTGTCTATTATTCAACCAATAAAGAAGAGATAGATGCGAGTGTTCTCACGTATAGAGAAGCAGGAGAAGATGGATTTTTTATACTGAATATAACCCCTTCTTTCAGTTTGAAAGAGGAAGAGATACAAAAGAAAGATATTGTGTTTGTTATAGATACATCCGGCAGTATGGCGGGCAAGAAGATAGAACAGGCAAAAAGAGCACTGGATTTTTGTATTACTAACTTAAATAAACAAGACAGATTTGAAGTTATACGGTTCTCAACAGAGGCAGAATCACTTTTCAAAGAATTAAAAACGGCTTATAAGAACAATATAGAATCGGCAAGAAGATTTGTAGCAAGAATACAACCTGCAGGTGATACTAATATAGAAGAAGCACTTTCTCTTGCTTTTTCTGTTTTTGATAGGAAGGAACAAAAGTATGGCAGTATCATATTCATAACAGACGGTAAACCAACTATTGGAATAACAGATGAAAATGAACTGATAAGAACGATTGAAAAGAGAAATAAAAATAATATAAGGATATTTGTTTTTGGTATTGATTACGAATTAAATACTCATCTTCTTGACCGTGTAGCAGAAGTTTCTTATGGATACAGGGACTATGTCACACCTGAAGAAGATATAGAGCTAAAAATAACCTCTTTTTATGAAAAGATAAAGTATCCTGTACTTTCAGATATTCACATTGATTTTAAGGGATTGAGTGCATATAACATCTATCCCAAAAAAGTTCCTGATTTGTTTAAAGGGTCTCAGATAACCATAACCGGTAGATATAAAAAAAGTGGCAGATTAAAAGTCAATCTTGAGGGATACATAGAAGGAAAGAAAAAAAGATTTGAGTATGTATTGAACTTCCCACTCCATTCTCCTTCTGATGTTGCTTCAACTACAGATGGTTTTATACCCCAGATATGGGCTGCACAACACATAGGTTATCTATTAGATGAGATACGGCTGAAAGGAGAGAACGAGGAACTGAAAGATGAAATAATTGCTGTTGCCAATAAGTATGGAATTATTACTCCTTATACGAGTTATTTAATTATAGAGGAAGAACAACATCGTCAATCTACAGGAAAAAATAATATCTCGATTTCTCCTTCTTTGAGAGAGGTGTTAACCACTCCTGTAATGGAAGCTAAAATGAAAGCAGAGATTAAGGGTATGCAGGATAAATCCGGTAAAAAAAGTGTAGTTGCCAGTAAAGAACTTTATGCTTTGAGAAATGCACAGAATTATCAACAGGTCTATCAGGGAAGAGAACGTATGGAGTATAAAGACAGTTCAGGGAAGGTACAGAACCTTACCGGGCAGGTGAAAAATATACAGGGAAGGGCTGTCTATCAGGATGGTAATAGATGGACTGACTCTGCAGTTTATAGTATGAAAAACTTCAAGAAAGTAAGGATACAATTTGGAAGCAAGGATTATTTTGAACTGGTAAAAAATAAACCAGCATCTACTCAATTTCTTGCTCTGGGGAAAAATGTTCAGTTTGTAATAAATGATACAATCTATGATATATATGAATAGTTTTATTTAAAATCCGGAGGTATGACTTTTTCTAAAAGATTATTTATCTTTTCAATATCTTTCCTTATCTGTCTCTGAAGTTGTAATTCATCTTCAAATTTTCTTTGTGCCCTTAGTTTTTTATATAAAAACACACGTAATTTTTGATTGTATATCTTCTTGGTGAAAGGAAAATCTATAAGAAACACTTCAAACTTCTCTGTATTATCATTAAAAGTAGGAGAAATACCTGTTACTATTGCAGATTTATAAATTTTCCTGTTATATAACGTCCAGCCAGCATATACACCATTAGCAATACAAACACTATTCTGAAGAAAGAGATTTGCTGTAGGGAAACCCAGTTTTCTTCCAATACCTTTTCCTTTAATAACTTTACCTGAAATAGAAAAATATCTTCCTAAAAGTTTATTTGCCTTTTCAATTCTACCATCTTTTATCATCTCTCTTATCTTTGAAGCGCTTACTATCTCACCATCTTTCTTAAAAGAAGGTACTACTATAAGAGAAAAATCTTTTTCTTTTGACTTCTTCATTAAAAACTTTACATCTCCTCTTCTCTCTTTACCAAACCGAAAGTTATAACCGATAACTATCGTTTTAACTCCTGCTTCAAGTAATATATCCAGAAAATTTTCAGGCGAGAGATGAGATATCTCATCAAAATTACACCAGATACATACCTTTATCCCCCAGTATCTTAGTAAAGCGAGTTTTTCCTCCCAACTACATAGAAGAAATTCTACTGGAAAATTTTTAAAAGTAATAACTGCGGGTACCCTTCCCTCTTTTTTTGCCTCTTTTACTATCATAGATAAAAGCTTCTGGTGTCCAAGGTGAACACCATCAAACTTCCCTATCCCTAAAACAATCTCTTTATTTATTTCGGTTATTTTTGAGAAGTGAATAAGTTGTTGCATCATATCAGTATGGAAATGTTTCGGTTATTTTAGCATCAGATATCTCTTTTATTATTTCAGCAATTCTGTCAGTTGTCTCATCAAATATTACTTTTCCTTTTTCCGGTGTTGCCTTTTTGGGATTTCCATAACCTGAATTAACAGTAAGTAGATGCCACGGCCTCGGCATCCATACCTCCTGATTTTTTAATGAATTAAGTACGGGTTCTTTTACCTTTCCTTCATCTGCCCATTCAAGATGTACCAACTCTGGACAGAGATACATAAACCACGATGTTTCTGATTCATTCCCATGTTCTCCTGACTTATCATCACAGACCTTTTCTACAATATCCTGTGTTAGTTCCCACCAATTCAGTACAAATATAACAACCCTTGTCTTTCCATATAATTCCCTCGCCATCCATTTAAAATCATTACCCCCATGGCCATTCATAATGATAAGTTTATAGATATTATGTTTTTCAAGACAGTCTATGATATCCTTCAACATAGTCAATTGAGTGGTAGGATTGAAATTTAATACAAGCGGGAATTCCATACCGCTGGTGTTAACACCGATAGGAATGGCAGGCAAAACAACCACTTTTGCTCCTTTTTTTCTTGCCTTCTCTGCGCCTATAAGCCCGATTTTCTCTACTGAAATTGTGTCACACCCATATGGAAGATGTAGATTATGTGGCTCACAAGAACCCCAGGGTAATACAACTACCTCAAAAGGCTGCATCTCTTTTATCTCCTTCAATGTCATCTCAAACAGTTTAACTTTCATTTTTCATCCCTCCTTTACCATGCAATTTCAAATATCTTTTTAAACTCATCTTTACCTATAACCATTTTCATATTCTTCATAGACCTCTGTGTCCCTAAAACAGCAAGGTCTGCAAGTTTTCCTATCTCCTCTTTTTTTATTCCTATATCTCTCAAACGCCATGGAAGTCCAATATCTCTCACAAAATTCTTCAGTTGTTCTGTTTTTCCCCATATACCTTCAAGTTCTTCTATCTCTTTTTCATATCCATTATACTTCAGATATTCAAATACATAGGGTAGAAGAATTGCATTAGCAGTTCCATGGTGAGTGTTATGTGTTATAGTGAGAGTATAGCCCATACCGTGCACAATAATAGTTCCTGTTTTGTTTAAACCAAATCCTGCAATAAGAGAAGCCAGAAAAAGTTTTTCTCTCGCTTCCATAGAGATATTCTTTACTCTCGGGAGATATTCCATAAGTATTTCCAAACTTTCCTTTGCAAACATCTTTGATAAACAATCCGCCTTATTTGAAAGATAACTTTCAGCGGCATGAGAGAAAGCATCCATTCCTGTGGCAACTACGAGATGTTGAGACAATGTTTTTAATACATCCGCATCCAGAATTGATAATTTAGGTATAATTTTTTCACTACTCACTGTCTTTTTTGTATTATGGCTCCTGTCAACTATAACTGCAAATCTTGTAACCTCACTTCCTGTTCCACAGGTTGTAGGTATGGCAATAACAGGAAGTGGTTCATTCTTATATTCCATCTCCCCGAAGTAATCTCTTACAGAACCACCATTGGTAGCAACAACTGCTATGGCTTTCCCTACATCCATAGCACTTCCACCACCAACTGCTAATATACAATCACAACCTTCTTTTATACATAACGCCGCACCATTATCAACATCATCTGTATCTGGTTCTGGATTTGCTCCTGCATAGGAGACGAAACCTATTCCCTCTTTTGAAAGAATTGCTGTAATATTTTCAAAAAGTCCTGACCTGAATATAAAACTTTTCCCACTTACTATAAAAACCTTCCTGCCATATTTTTTTACCTGCTGGAGGTGTTTTTCTATACCTCCCTTTTCAAAATAAACCTTTGCTCCCATATAAAAGTAGATATTCTCCATATAATATCTCCGTATAAAAAGTATTATAACACCCTACTTTAAAAACCTCAATGTATCAGAAAAATAAGGGCGAGACAGAAAAACATACCTGCAACTGGAGTGAAGAACCAGCCAGAGATTACCTTCAGGAGATTTTTTTTATTTACGGTCCGCATCCCCTTAATAATCCCTATACCGAATACCGCTCCTACAATTGCCTGAGAAGAAGAAACAGGAACACCTATGTGGGCATATATATGAAGTGTTATAGAATGTGCTAAAACCGCAATAAAAGCAGAGAAAGCATCAACAGTAATAATCCTCTTACCCACTGTCCACATAACCCCTCTGCTATAAGTAATAGCACCAAGTCCGATGCTTAATCCTCCTATCAATAATGACTGATTTAAGCTAAATGTTCCTGTTTTATAAAACACTCCTGTGACATTTGCTACATTATTAGCACCGAGGGAATAAGCACCATAAATACCACTCAATATTAAAAGATTTCTCATCAATCTATCATATGTTAAGAAATGTAATGATTTTCTACTAATAATTCTGGAACAGATAACATAAAGAATAACTGATATTAAAGATGCTCCTAATGGAGTGGTAATCCAGCATATAACTATTTTAATCAGTGATTCTGTCTCTATATGTTTATTTATAATACCTATACCCATTATAGCACCAACAACTGCCTGTGATGTAGAGACAGGTAAACTCAATAGAGTCATAAGTGTTACAGTTATTGCAGCAGCAAAAGAGATAATCAGCGCTGTCTCATATGTCTGACATGTAAGATTTGAAAGGGTCTCCATACCTTTACTACCGCTAAATAAAGCTCCGAGGAGAACAAATATAGCGGTAAGAAAAACAGCCGTCTTATATCTCACCATATATGAAGAAACCGCTGTCCCAAAGATATTGGCAGTATCATTTGCTCCGAGTGACCATCCCATATATAAAGGTCCAATCAACCTGAAATCCATTTTTTATACCATCCTTTTAGCCACCACTATATTTAACCGGTCTGTTACCTCTTCTGACATATCTGAGATATGCCCTATTTCAATCACAAGGTCCTTAAGAAGTATCTTTTCCCCTGTATCATAAATACCAGAAAATATCTTCCTTATAAGGTCCCGCTCCATCCTGTCAGATGAACTTTCTCTTTTATCCACTTCCTGAACTCTCTCTCTTACATCTTTAAGATTATGAAAGAGTATTCTAAAACCATCTATTGCCATCTCAAATGCAGATATATTATTATGGATTAATTTCAAAAAGTCCTCCTGCAGTTCTTTAGGTATCTTAAGGTTTTCTGTTTCAATCTGATACAATACCGACTGTGCCTTATTCATAACCTCATCAGTTGCTTCAAGAAGTCCTAATATATCTCCTCTGGATTCTGGAATAAGTGACTTTTCATACATCTCTACCTCTATCTCCCGTCTTATGTCATCAGCCATTGATTCAGAAAGATGGGTTGTCTCTATCATCTCTTTAAACTCACAGGATAATCCTGTTTCAAAATACTTTTCTATTGCCTTTTTAAAAAGTTCTGCGGTTTCAAGCATCTTATTGAGATATTTTTCTACCATTTCATATATTCTATTTTTCCTACTGAAAAAAAATTCCATTTATACCTCCCTGTCTACCATATCTCATTCCTATTTTTTTTCACTTTCACCATTCAACTTGCTACATTTTACAACAATTGGAATAAAATTGAAAAAAAGAGAAATTTATAATAGAATAAGTCATTAAATTAATAAAACAGAATTCTAAAAAATGGAAAAATATAACTTTAACGAGATAGAAAAAAAGTGGCAGGAAAAGTGGGAAAAGGAAGGAATATACAGGGCAAAGTTTGTGCCTGATAATAAAAAGTTTTATGTGCTTGAAATGTTTCCTTACACATCTGCTCAGATACATATGGGACATGTAAGGAACTATACTATTGGAGATGTTATTGCCCGCTTTCTTATAATGAACGGATTTAATATCCTCCATCCTATTGGGTATGACGCCTTTGGTATGCCTGCTGAAAATGCTGCAATAAAACAAAAAATTCATCCAAAGGACTGGACATACAAAAATATAGAAACCATCAGAAGACAGTTGAAAAAATTAGGGATATCTTACTGCTGGGAAAGAGAAGTTATAACCTGTGACCCTGATTATTACAGATGGAACCAGTATTTTTTCCTTCAGTTTTATAAGAAAGGGCTCGTCTATAAAAAACTTTCACCTGCAAACTGGTGTCCTTCCTGCAGTACAGTACTTGCAAATGAACAGGTAATAAATGGTGAATGCTGGAGGTGTGGTTCAGCAGTTGAACAGAAAGAACTCTCTCAGTGGTTTGTAAAAATTACTGAATATGCAGATAAACTACTTGATTTTTCAGGAGTTAAAAACTGGCCTGAACGTGTCATAACAATGCAGAAAAACTGGATAGGTAAAAGTTATGGTGCAGAAGTACATTTTGTCATTCCTGACTTGAATAAAGAACTTGTTGTTTTTACTACCAGACCCGATACACTTTTTGGTGCAACATACGTGGTTTTATCACCACGACATCCTCTGATTCAGAATATACTTAAAAAAAGTTCTTTGAAGAATGAAATAGAAAAATTTCTGTCAAAGGTTAAAAGTCAGGGACTCACTGTAGAATCAACCGTTAAAACAGAAAAGGAAGGTGTTTATACAGGGATTGATGCAATAAATCCTGTAAATGGTGAAAAGATACCTGTATGGATAGGCAACTACGTTCTTATGGAATATGGTACAGGTGCTATTATGTCAGTTCCTGCACATGACCAGAGGGACTTTGAATTTGCACAGAAGTATAAACTGCCTATAAAAATTGTTATAAAAAATCCTGAATGGACTGAAGTTCCTGAGACAATTGAATCTGCATATGAAGGAGAAGGAACAATGGTAAATTCAGGACAGTTTAATGGACTTTCAAATAAAGAGTTTATGGATATAATAACAGAATCCCTTGCGAAAGAAGGAAAAGGGAGAAAAGCGGTCTGTTATAGTTTAAGGGACTGGTGTATATCAAGACAGAGATACTGGGGAACACCTATACCTATTATATACTGCAAGAAATGTGGAACTGTTCCAGTTCCAGAAGAGAATCTGCCTGTAACTCTTCCCTATAATGTTAATATTACAGGTCAGGGAGAGTCCCCTCTTAAATATGTTCCTGAATTTTTCAATTGTATATGTCCTCTCTGTGGAAGTGCTGCTGAAAGAGAGACAGATACAATGGATACCTTTATGGACTCCTCATGGTATTTTTTAAGATATGCTTCAGAAGATATAAAAGATAAACCATTTGATAAAAAAGAGGTTAACTACTGGATGCCTGTGGACCAGTATATCGGAGGAATAGAACATGCCATACTCCATCTTTTGTACAGCAGATTTTTTGTAAAGGTTCTTAATGACCTCGGTTATATTGACTTTAAAGAACCATTTGAAAACCTTCTCTGTCAGGGAATGGTTATAAAAGATGGTGCAAAGATGTCAAAATCAAAGGGAAATGTTGTTGACCCTGAAGATATGATAAACAAATATGGAGTAGATACTTTACGACTTTTTATACTTTTTGCTGCTCCTCCTGAACTGGACCTTGAATGGTCAGAGAAAGGAATAGAAGGAGCATGGAGATTTATAAACAGGGTCTGGAACTTAAATAATTATATACTTTCCTACGATGCCAAAGGAATAAATACAGAAGATATTGTTGCAGAGCGGGCTATAAACAAAACAATAAAGGCGATTACTGACGATATAACAAAGGACTTTCATTTTAATACCGCAATAGCAAAAATGATGGAATTTATAAATGACCTTTATAGAATTGTAGAAAAAAAGGAGTGCTCTAAAGAAAAACTTTTAAGTGTATGGCAACGATTTATAAAAATTATGTCTCCTTTTACCCCGCATATCTGTGAAGAGATGTGGAAACTTATTGGAAACAATACCTCTGTATTTATGGAAAGATGGCCTGAAATAGATAAAAATTATCTGATGGATGAAATTATCTCTATTGCAGTTCAGGTAAACGGAAAACTCCGTGGAAGGATAAACATCTCTACAGGTTCTTCTGAAGAAGAAGTTATTAAGTATGCCTTAAAAGAACCACATATATCTCGTTGGCTGGAAAATAAAACAATTATCAAACACATCTATATAAAGGATAAAATTCTCAATATTATAATAAAATAAAAAGGGGAAGTGTAATTTGTTTACCTTCCCCTT includes the following:
- a CDS encoding DUF47 family protein; the encoded protein is MEFFFSRKNRIYEMVEKYLNKMLETAELFKKAIEKYFETGLSCEFKEMIETTHLSESMADDIRREIEVEMYEKSLIPESRGDILGLLEATDEVMNKAQSVLYQIETENLKIPKELQEDFLKLIHNNISAFEMAIDGFRILFHNLKDVRERVQEVDKRESSSDRMERDLIRKIFSGIYDTGEKILLKDLVIEIGHISDMSEEVTDRLNIVVAKRMV
- a CDS encoding bifunctional riboflavin kinase/FAD synthetase, translated to MMQQLIHFSKITEINKEIVLGIGKFDGVHLGHQKLLSMIVKEAKKEGRVPAVITFKNFPVEFLLCSWEEKLALLRYWGIKVCIWCNFDEISHLSPENFLDILLEAGVKTIVIGYNFRFGKERRGDVKFLMKKSKEKDFSLIVVPSFKKDGEIVSASKIREMIKDGRIEKANKLLGRYFSISGKVIKGKGIGRKLGFPTANLFLQNSVCIANGVYAGWTLYNRKIYKSAIVTGISPTFNDNTEKFEVFLIDFPFTKKIYNQKLRVFLYKKLRAQRKFEDELQLQRQIRKDIEKINNLLEKVIPPDFK
- the leuS gene encoding leucine--tRNA ligase, with amino-acid sequence MEKYNFNEIEKKWQEKWEKEGIYRAKFVPDNKKFYVLEMFPYTSAQIHMGHVRNYTIGDVIARFLIMNGFNILHPIGYDAFGMPAENAAIKQKIHPKDWTYKNIETIRRQLKKLGISYCWEREVITCDPDYYRWNQYFFLQFYKKGLVYKKLSPANWCPSCSTVLANEQVINGECWRCGSAVEQKELSQWFVKITEYADKLLDFSGVKNWPERVITMQKNWIGKSYGAEVHFVIPDLNKELVVFTTRPDTLFGATYVVLSPRHPLIQNILKKSSLKNEIEKFLSKVKSQGLTVESTVKTEKEGVYTGIDAINPVNGEKIPVWIGNYVLMEYGTGAIMSVPAHDQRDFEFAQKYKLPIKIVIKNPEWTEVPETIESAYEGEGTMVNSGQFNGLSNKEFMDIITESLAKEGKGRKAVCYSLRDWCISRQRYWGTPIPIIYCKKCGTVPVPEENLPVTLPYNVNITGQGESPLKYVPEFFNCICPLCGSAAERETDTMDTFMDSSWYFLRYASEDIKDKPFDKKEVNYWMPVDQYIGGIEHAILHLLYSRFFVKVLNDLGYIDFKEPFENLLCQGMVIKDGAKMSKSKGNVVDPEDMINKYGVDTLRLFILFAAPPELDLEWSEKGIEGAWRFINRVWNLNNYILSYDAKGINTEDIVAERAINKTIKAITDDITKDFHFNTAIAKMMEFINDLYRIVEKKECSKEKLLSVWQRFIKIMSPFTPHICEEMWKLIGNNTSVFMERWPEIDKNYLMDEIISIAVQVNGKLRGRINISTGSSEEEVIKYALKEPHISRWLENKTIIKHIYIKDKILNIIIK
- a CDS encoding VWA domain-containing protein, producing MLKADANVLRYIYPLNTEKFSSKPIKDVSIEVNIETEEPIKMLFCSTHNVEIKRKSDTKAVVRFEDKDVIPDIDFVVYYSTNKEEIDASVLTYREAGEDGFFILNITPSFSLKEEEIQKKDIVFVIDTSGSMAGKKIEQAKRALDFCITNLNKQDRFEVIRFSTEAESLFKELKTAYKNNIESARRFVARIQPAGDTNIEEALSLAFSVFDRKEQKYGSIIFITDGKPTIGITDENELIRTIEKRNKNNIRIFVFGIDYELNTHLLDRVAEVSYGYRDYVTPEEDIELKITSFYEKIKYPVLSDIHIDFKGLSAYNIYPKKVPDLFKGSQITITGRYKKSGRLKVNLEGYIEGKKKRFEYVLNFPLHSPSDVASTTDGFIPQIWAAQHIGYLLDEIRLKGENEELKDEIIAVANKYGIITPYTSYLIIEEEQHRQSTGKNNISISPSLREVLTTPVMEAKMKAEIKGMQDKSGKKSVVASKELYALRNAQNYQQVYQGRERMEYKDSSGKVQNLTGQVKNIQGRAVYQDGNRWTDSAVYSMKNFKKVRIQFGSKDYFELVKNKPASTQFLALGKNVQFVINDTIYDIYE
- a CDS encoding creatininase family protein; this encodes MKVKLFEMTLKEIKEMQPFEVVVLPWGSCEPHNLHLPYGCDTISVEKIGLIGAEKARKKGAKVVVLPAIPIGVNTSGMEFPLVLNFNPTTQLTMLKDIIDCLEKHNIYKLIIMNGHGGNDFKWMARELYGKTRVVIFVLNWWELTQDIVEKVCDDKSGEHGNESETSWFMYLCPELVHLEWADEGKVKEPVLNSLKNQEVWMPRPWHLLTVNSGYGNPKKATPEKGKVIFDETTDRIAEIIKEISDAKITETFPY
- a CDS encoding anion permease, giving the protein MDFRLIGPLYMGWSLGANDTANIFGTAVSSYMVRYKTAVFLTAIFVLLGALFSGSKGMETLSNLTCQTYETALIISFAAAITVTLMTLLSLPVSTSQAVVGAIMGIGIINKHIETESLIKIVICWITTPLGASLISVILYVICSRIISRKSLHFLTYDRLMRNLLILSGIYGAYSLGANNVANVTGVFYKTGTFSLNQSLLIGGLSIGLGAITYSRGVMWTVGKRIITVDAFSAFIAVLAHSITLHIYAHIGVPVSSSQAIVGAVFGIGIIKGMRTVNKKNLLKVISGWFFTPVAGMFFCLALIFLIH
- a CDS encoding iron-containing alcohol dehydrogenase → MENIYFYMGAKVYFEKGGIEKHLQQVKKYGRKVFIVSGKSFIFRSGLFENITAILSKEGIGFVSYAGANPEPDTDDVDNGAALCIKEGCDCILAVGGGSAMDVGKAIAVVATNGGSVRDYFGEMEYKNEPLPVIAIPTTCGTGSEVTRFAVIVDRSHNTKKTVSSEKIIPKLSILDADVLKTLSQHLVVATGMDAFSHAAESYLSNKADCLSKMFAKESLEILMEYLPRVKNISMEAREKLFLASLIAGFGLNKTGTIIVHGMGYTLTITHNTHHGTANAILLPYVFEYLKYNGYEKEIEELEGIWGKTEQLKNFVRDIGLPWRLRDIGIKKEEIGKLADLAVLGTQRSMKNMKMVIGKDEFKKIFEIAW